From Punica granatum isolate Tunisia-2019 chromosome 1, ASM765513v2, whole genome shotgun sequence:
tgcaaatctatatctatatctatatgtccCATcgaagataatatatatatatatatatatatatatatatatatgaaagcaagaaACATGGTGGAACTGCTTTTTCCGTGCAAATGTGAAAAGAAGTTATGAATTAAAATGTGAAAGAGTACAAAAACTACAAAGAATAAAGACTGAATTAACATAACAAAACATTCGTAGAAGAGAACGTCACTGAAAAACTAAAACCAATTATTCGTTGTTGGAACCACAATCAACTCCGATATATACACATAGTAAAAGCAGAATCTGCAAGTTCCTTCCTCACACTTAGAAGAAGAACTATACCGGTGATTTTCTTGTAGGTTTTGCAGTTGTTGTATCACGACTGCTCCATAATCTGACGattttttaaatgatttttctatttataatatacaacaaaaaatccttaaaaaatgtaatttgatttttgaaaatatcgtaagattctaatttctatttttgggtaaataatatcataatacATTAGATTATATAAGTTTTATCTATACTTTTTCTTCCTATATATTCTAACGATTATCCaagtaataatatattaatatatttatattatgtatacatataaatactaatatatacttattttcttGTTAATTGTcgatgtgatgaaatattaatttttatttaaaaaattcaaaattattaaataatatcaacACATCTAATAAAATCTtgtcatttatttcaaatacattatgttatataaatgataaaaattaaagaaattaagaaatcaaatttaacgATAAggtatctttaaaaaatattttttattaaccataattccgaaaatgaaaataaataaataaaaacctgGAAAATTCCtttcagaaaaatatatactaatatgtacatattaaattcaattcaGAAACCGAGCATTCTATGGTCATCTATtaacatatttatattatgtatgaatatatactcattttgatgttaaaatttatgtgatgaaatattaatttttattttaaaaattcacgattattaaataatatctatacatattataaaatcattttatttttttcaaatacattttgttatatatattgtaaaaattaaaaaaaatcaagaaatcgaattttatgatgagatatctttaaaaaatattttttattaaaaaattccgaaaataaaaaataatatcctAGAAAGTTTCATTCATAAGTTTTATATTGCCTTCAATTGGAGATCACCATAATATCTAAaagattttatgatattttcgatctttttaaatggaaaataaccgaaaataattttagaagattttgttactaatttcataataaaagataattaaaattttaaaactaaaagaaccggcaaaattcaattcaaaaacGGAATATTCTGAGACCATCTGATCGGACCCATCTCGTAccttgctttcatatatatatatatatatatatgatatagatatagatacggatagatatagatatgggTATGGATATGAATACGGctatatagatatacatatatataatttgatctTTTACATATTTGGGTGAATTTGGCGGCCTCGTATTCCTTACTTTTCTCCCGCTTCTTGGTTCTTTATAAATCCCCTATAAACTTTTGATCATCGGCTAGCGAGAGCGATATATCAACCATCAGTATACGACTATTGGCAAAAGAGAAAGCAAGAGATTGGTGATATTGGTTAACCATGTCGAAAGAATCAAGAATTCGGAGGTCGTGGATTAACTCCCTAGCAAGTTTCCGTTGGGTTTAAGGGTTCTCTTGGTGGACGATTGTCCCACGTGCCTCGATTTCCCGAGGAACAAGCTATAAAGCGTGTGTGAGCACGAAGGGACTATTCCATAGTCTATAAAGTTTCTTATTAGCGGTTGCTTTGTTTAGCCACACATATAAACATGAacatagattaaaaaaaaatgatagaagCTATATATTCTATCGAATAGACATAATATTACAAACTGTGAGAAGAGAAAGTCACGTTGATACGCAATATTTATTCCGGCCTTATAAAATGCAAATAACATATGTAGTAAGAGATAATCATATGATACGTACATTTGCATATGCATATACACGAAGAGTGATGAATATCGTGTAGGGGTAGATTGTTAGAAAAAACTATATTGAATCGAAATATGATgtgaaaaaaatcacatatctCGAAAAGTTCTATTCaattatcaagaaaatttttaatttttcagaaGTTTCTTTAATTATACAATACCCCTacaaataaatagatatataccTAATATTCATTGAATATAACCCAAATGCAATATGATAAATATTCATTTAAAAAGTCGATTCATCACGTGAAGTTGAAGGTTACTAAATGGAGCTTCCGATTTAACTAAGTTGTATTTACATGGAGTTAAGGGATATGAAATGGAGCTTTCACGTTTCGTACttcagcttttatatattataacttgatttgattgattggatattttctttttggcttAATTCAGTAACTCCTTGCATGGGAGCAGAGGATGCATTGTCTTTGCTGCTAGAGGAAAAGGATAGATTCGATATCGTCTTGATCAACTGTTGCATGCTCGACGTCTTTCAACTCTTGGAGACAATCCAATCGATGGAGACGATGGATCAGCTTCCTGTTGTCTCCCCatcagaatttttttaatttctgatcaatatttacatatatacgAGCAAACACACGCATATGTCCTAAATACTGGTCATATgatcgatatatatatgtgcttgTCATTGTTCTCAGAGAATACGAAGTGAATGATGATGTCGTGATGCAATTTGACAAGGGCGCTTGCTATTTCCTAGAGATCAATCCAGTTCGAGACGCGGACCTGTATCGCTCTATTCTCAGGAAGAAAGGCGTTTTACGTTTTTAACAATGGAGTCTCGGAAGTTAATCAGCAGGAGAGATCCGAGTCCATATATCATTCGACCTCATCTGAAGATGCAGCAAATCACCAGATTGAAGGAAACTAGGGGAGGAGGACGGATCGGGGTAGTGCCCATCAAGATGATGAGGCAAACGATAGGAATCGCATTAGAGATAGAttgagatagagagagagaggagaaataTGAAAACTTTTTATACGTTCTATGTAGTTGGACTGCTGCTCTCTTCCCTGCAGAATTATACCTCCCACTGGTTTTCAATTTCATGGGCTCTCGTTCTTTTGTTCGTACATCGCGCTCCATATAACGGCTTTCATCTATTCCTCCTGCTGCTTTTGAAAGATATTTTCCTATTTACTATATCTTAATTAGAGCAACCGATAATGCAATAGTCAGATTCTCGATCCCTTCTGGAAAGCATGTCTGATCACAACACAACATTTAGTTCAGATCATAGCCTCCGACCGAAAGGCCGAGTTTGAGAACAGTAGTCAAGAAGAAATCTCACAAAGAGGAACAAACCGAAAATATTCATTTACCCTTAATATTCCCAGTGTCCTCGTTATACATTTTCGAGCATCCAAACCTGTGAACAAGTGAAATTTCCTATTCTTTTTTACACCAGTCAAAACAAAGGTCAAGGGGATCCCGTTAGAGAATCAAAGGTTGACCTTTGATAGAAGAGGAAGCATTTTCCATCTCGTCCGTTGCCCAATATATAAGAATCCCCCACTTCTACTGAAAACTTTCCATTTCTCTGTTTCAGTGAGATTAGAAGCTTCTTGTTCTGtacttcttcttctccccGTTTCTTGGGTTCCTTAAATTAGTTATAAACTTATTGACAATCAGCCACGGGAGTACGAGAGCAGCCATCATTTCTCTTGTTCCGTGTGCTTCTTCTTTCCCCCTACTTCTTGGGGTTCTTTAAGTCACTGACAAACTTCTCGATCATCACCAATGAGAGGACGAGATCAGCCATCAGGTTCTTGGTCTGTCAACATCGACAATCTCAACCTCTGCAGAGACAATGGATCGACTTCCCGACAAGTTTCCATCGGGTTTCAGAGTTCTCTTGGTTTCTGATAATACCACCTGTCTGGAATGCCTCATGAACAAACTTCAAGATGACTTCAAATACGAAGGTTCGTCTGCCATAGTTTACATATATAAGTTTCTTATAATCGGTGATTGCTTAATTACATACGAGTTTTCAAAAGTTGCTTTAATTGAAAGTTAGTACTTTGGATTTCAGTGAATCCATGCATCGGCTCAGCATTATTGTCATCGAAGAATGATAAATTCAACATTGTCTTGACCGACTTATGAGTGGCCGACATGGATGGCATTCAACTCCTGGAGTCAATCCGATCGATGAAGACAATGGATCACATTCCCATTGTTTGTAAGTCCCTCATCAgaattaatttcttaatttcttgtTGATAAATACGTATGCACACGCACATATATACTAAACATTGGTCATACGATTGATACACGTGCTTGTCAGTGTTCTCAAAGACCAAGATTTGGATGATGATGTTTGGTCTTTTGGATGATGATGTTTTGAAACGGAGGATTCAGAAGGGTGCTTGCTATTTCCTGTTAAAGCCGATAAGGTAAGGAACTGAAGATGATCTGGATTTCCTGGTAAAACCAATTCAAGGTAAGGAACTGAAGATGATCTGGCTTCCCGTGTATCGCTCTAGGCTAAAGGAAGGAGGTCGTCCTTTAACAATGGCGTCTCGGAGGTTAATCAACATGAGAGATCCGACTACATGTATCAGCCCCCATCTAACAATGCAGCAGCTAGCCAGATTGAGGGAAGCTCAGGGAGGAGATCAGATCTGGGTAGTGCCGATACCGCTACAGCTGCGTCAGCATCAACAAAGCTTCAAGTACATTGTACAGATGATCTCCAAGCAAAGTTTGTTGAAGCCATCGACAGTATCTACAAAAGGAAGAGTAcgaattttttgaatattgaATCCTCGTTccaaattatttatttcattcttttccaaatttatccAGTTTCGAAAATAATAACACGGCCTAATAATATTACATGATAATCATGTAGAACCAGATGGATAATCCAAACATCCAGAGGAGCATGCCCCCCCAAGCATGATCTTAAATGAGATGTGAAAGAAGGGCATTACTGGTCTTCCAATAGCCAATGTCAACAGCCACCTTCAGGTCATTTCTGTCTTAATCTCAATCAGGCTAAGATCTTCTATATATTTAGTATATAGTCATCTAACAATCGGAAAGCTTACAATACAGTTATACTTTCATCTTGTAGAAATACCGGATGCGTATGGAGAAGGAACGAGAATCCTTGAAGCTACCTAATGTGCACTCTGGCCTGATCAGTAGCTTAAGCCAAGGCCAATGGGCGGATCTACCAAATGAATCGAATCCCCCATCTGCAATGCTCCTAACCATGATCATATCTGTTCTCAGAACTTTGCAATTGGTAAGGAAGGCAACTACTACTCTCAGGTCGACCAAGAAGTGGATCCTCTTCCCGCAGCACTGATGAACCAGCAGCTCATATTGCAGCATACCCATAATGTTGTTGGCATCTTGAGCCCTCACCATGTTATCGCATCGGCTGACCCTGCAAATCTGCAGTTAAGGCCTCCATCTTTCCTGCCCCTGATCACGATTACATTGTATAACCACAGGATCACATTTGCCTTGTTGATTCTTGAGATGACTTTTTTGCTAAATCGTGAAACAGAGACTGAGTAGCAGCCAACTTCTCCCTCATCATGGCATTATATTCGTATAGACGGGTAAGATTTTTTTGGACGTCAGTAATGTCCATTGCAGCATCAGCCTTGAACTCTGCATCTCAACAATTACCATGAAGTTATAAACCATACAATAAGAAATGGTACAAGCCAAGCAAGCAAGTTTCCaactaaaaaaggaaaaagataaTACTGTAAAAAACCCCCATTTCCTGAATATTCAGCACCTCAGTTTCTCTGGAGCGGTATGGAACCAGCTACTATCGGTTTCTTTCTCTCGATCATATTACAGTTCATCTACTTTAATGATTTTTCCACGCAAAGAGACAAGTGACATGACTCATAATTTAGAAAAGAAGATAAGAACACAAGCTAATCATTGCTTCATACctaatggcggaggtggtgggaTGATTTGGTCATCAGTGAGAAAGGACACTTGGGGTTGCAATGTATGCGCCACATCTGATCCAGTAGAATGCTGCTTATCATTATTTGCTATGTAAGTTGTCACTTGCTGCACTTGTTCCACTCCAGGGGCGGCATTCTGTGAAATGATAGGGTCGTTTAGCAGTTCAAGGGGTATTATTGGAAACTCAAAGATAAGAAATGGAGGAAGTCCTCCGTGCCAGCAATAGAGTTGATTGTTGCAATTAATTGTCTACCTCTTTAATGGGTAAGCTGCTTTTCTGGTTTAAACTCATAGAAGCGCTACTATAGCGTTGTTTCCATGAAGATTTACTAGGCTGAAGTGATCTGTTCCGATGAAAGCAACCAGAGCAATCTGTTCCATTTTTATAGTTATCATCTTCATCCAGCACTCTGCAATCCCACGTGTACCTCACATATTTCCTcaactaaataaaagaaacaagaacGTCATTAAGATATGACTGACAAGAATTGATGGAAAGGGAACTGCACTGCTATCTTAGAGAGAAGAAAAGGTACCTTATCCCACCGTTCTCGAGCTTTCCTTCGGCTTCTAATTTTTCGGAGCGTACTATCTTCATTTCGTAGTTTCTTAACCCTGTATTCAAACTGCATACCACGAAAGTGAGAAGCATTGCAAGTAAGAACTTCCAATAACAAGTAAATTGAAATAACAAGAAAAACATGACCAACATATTCAAAGAGAAGTACTAATATGTTGAACATTCGCCCCCATACAACAAATGCACAAATCATTACTGGGCTTTTCTGAGGAAATGCAGTAGCTTTATCAGGAATTTCTGGTGTTATTTCTCCAGGGCAGTgtataaaaaatacaattcTTCAACACAAGCAACACACTTAAGCATGCCCGTTAGAGTGAAAAGTGCATGTACTGTCAGCAGGGCTGCCCAAAATGGAATAAGGAGCAGAAAGAACAAGCCAATATCTCATTACTCATTTCTCAATTATCGGTGCTTAAGTTAAAGTACTTTGTTTGACACCCTTCCCATCTAATCTATTATGCTGAGCAGTAGTTCGATTTCACTGGGGCTGCTCCTTAGTCGTTTCTTCAAGCCTATATATTCTAGTACATGTTATGTTCTGAGAGTAAAGCAGTCTTCTTTGAACCTATGTGCACTACCAGCTGTAACTCAGGTAAAACAAATGGATGAAAACTATTTGGTACAGAAAGTCCATACTTGCACCAAGAGGTAGTAAAAAATGCCGATACTAATGCAAAATAGGCCACCAAGGTCCGCAAGGAAACTCACTGCATCAAAATAGACACAGAAAACCCATGTCACCAAAAACAAATCTGGATGGCTGAACCGATAAATGTAAAGGAACGTAAAATCCGATCCTTGTTTCTTAATACAGGCAGTTGATAGCAATATAATGCTGATTTTTGGTGACCCAAAAGTTTATGATGAGAATCAGGAAAACGATGCACTTCTTCAACTGAAAAATCCAGTCTGTTACAACGCAATATGCCATTTATAAAGAGCATTTTCTCAATAATCTCACCATGCATACAGTCAAAGATAACGTAGGGATGAAGTAGACTGCTCACCAGGGCCGAAAATACTTTCCCTGTCGACCTCAACAATATATGCAGACAGGAAGTGCAAATAGACTGTGGTATTGATGAGTCCACCAGAACTCTGGAGGGACGCTTGGAGCTGACTCGCCTCATCAAAATACGATCCATGAAGAAAGCCATGAAACAGCGGTTGGATTAGCCTCAGATTATTCTGATGACGGTATAAACTGGGGAACAAATTGAATTTCAGAATATTTGTGTTTGTTCCTCTGTATGTAACCGGCCTATCATCAGAAGAGCTCCCATTACAAAGAAAGCCACTCACAAAACTCATGTGTTGCTTATTGGCATGGGGCTTTGAAGATAGGTTGAACTGAAAcccaacagcagcagcaggacTGTTTGGTAAATCTACAAACTCCCAGGAGAAGTAAATGTTGTCCTGAGTCAGCTGGCAGTTGTTGCATCTAATACTTATAGTGGGCCCAAATGTTGTGTTCAAGCACGAAAAGTTTCCAAAGCTGGAGAGAGAAGCAACTCTATAGTCGAACAACCCAGGGCTCCCAGTGACCAAATTGCCCAGATTACGCAAATTTGCACAACTCATGCTGGAAATAGTAGTAATGTTAAACTCCATATCACTACGAAAGGCGAGCAGGTCAGGTGCATTTGTTGCCCTCACGTTGTGCACCTCGATGTTTCTCTTTGTGATTATTTGGTAGAGCAACCTGAGAGAAACTGAAACACCAGGTTAAATAACGCAGATGGCAATAACGGAGAAGCCATTATCTTGAGAAAAATGAAACTGCGAATTTGCATCAACATATTTGGCTGCCAATACAGAGTAATGGATACTCACGCAGCAAAGAATCCAGTGAAAAGAATCCAACTTGCAATTGAAAATGTTCCCCCAAGTTCAGTTTTCCTCTTTCTGACTACTTTCTGATCATCCTGCAGCGCAAAAGACATAAAATTAAGGATTTGACATATCCacatttacaaaaaaaagacAACCAATTAAACATCCTTGATCATGCCACGCCAAAGTTAAGGAGAAAATGTCAAACAGAAAAGGAACAATTAGATATGAAACTTATTAACTCGGGTAGAGTTAAATGGATTGCTCTGCTCAAAGGCCTAGCAGCAGCACCTCGTCCATTAGCTAATCCGCGAGTTTCTATAACCATGCTACTCAGCAcaagtttctttctttctcgcTGACTTTCCTTTTATCGGAACAAGAATACTCGGCGACGTTGCAATGGACATATTACTTTTCCGACCGACAAGATTCCAATACTTCAATCACTGTTCGGGACAAAAACCAGCTCATGATCGGTGTGCGTAACCGACTAAAACAAGTCAGCAACAAGAAATTTGGGCTTTTAAGTTGCCAGTAAGAGTTACAAACAGTAACCAAGTACAGACTTCAGCCTTCAGACCCGGAAAGACGAACAATTTTCTACCAATCCTTCGGCGACTTAGCTCGAACTCGAGGATTCGAAGTTCCGATGAGACAGTCACTCGAAGCAAAGGTTAACAGGCAGGGAAGGGAAAATACCAGCCAATGCCTAGTGGCGAAGCAAACATCGAGCCTACTAATCCACCAGCGAATCTGAAACCAGACATTCTTGCCATCCCCGAGCTTCATGAACCGCAAGAAGAAACAGAAGACGAGCCAAGAGAGCAAGAGCACAACCGTGGCCTCCAAGAACACCGCCTGGGACTGGGTGAACTTCCTGATGGTCTCGAAGGAGAATATGGTCTCCGGGAAGCCCACGGCGTAGGAATCGACCCCGGAGTTGGCCAAGATCGTGGCGTTGGCGACAAACAGATCGCAGCTGTTCGAGGTGCGGTTCAGCAGGTACCCCGGGGAGCATGCACAAAGGGTGCCATTGTAGGTGATGGCGTTTCTGGGGCACGCCATTTGCTGGGCTCCTGAAGGAGGTCCTGGTGGTAGAAGGTCAGATGGAAGAGAAGGGTAGGGATCACTGGGTCAGTGCCATTGAGCTACAAAAGAAGACCAAGATTGCAGCTTTCAACAGCTAAGCTCTGACTCTGGCCAAAATTGGTGAATTTGGGACGAAACGGGATCTGGGTTCTCTCGGAGAAGAAAGGAATTTTTGGGTTATCgcagatagagagagagagagagagggagagagattggGTGGGTTTCAGATTGGCGAGGTTTCTTCTGGAACTTGGCCTGCCATGTTCGTTCCGGACAGATCTTCCAGGAAGCTGCTGCTTTTTACACTAAACACGGACGGGGTTGGATCGATGAATTGATGACTATCCAAAGACAGGAACACgtacctataaaaaaaaaaaaaggacaagaaGACGTGTTGTTTAGTTTAAAttgtttgaaaattttcctgGTCGTGTTTAATCTCGGCTAGGGAAGTTATTATGGAAGTTAATCTAGCGACCATGCCGCAACAAATTCCGAATTTTTCATGACTTTGTAGATCGCGATCGAACTTAGAATGCATCTAAATAGTAAATTTGACACAAAATAGTCCTACACATTTCAATTACATGCATAGTGAAACGGTTGACATTGGGTTGTTGCATTGAGTGGTGGGGGGCGTGGAGTTTATCATTTGTATTTTGAAGGATTTTGGATTGAGGTGAATCTTCcgaattaaaattatgaaatatgaaGCGGACATCGCATGATACAAGTGCATTAGGAATTGTTTGTTGACTCTTGCGGTGATGGAGAGAGATGGTAGCATTGAAAGATCAAATGTGGGGTGCGGTCGAACATGATACTTAGCTTTTCAAGTCCATTTCTATGGAGGGGCCAAGGAATTTAAATGGAAAATTCGTGAACTAAGATCAGGCTTTTGCAAGTTACTACTTTAGCTTTTCCCTTCCGAGCCAAAGCAAAAaaagcacaaaaaaaaaaccactgGTAtcgcctttttctttttctccaaggggaggaaagaaaaaaaaaaaaagagccctTTTAGCATGGTGGTGGGTTTTGTTCCCTAGAATCggctatttttttcttctaaatttattatctttttcgATTGCAAAAGTATGGTTGGGaatcataaaagaaaaaaaagaaggcttaaaaattttattagcaAGGAAATATGAAGCTTCTTAGTTTTCAAATTGagatatttattattgaattacaTTCTTGCTGGGTCTCGCCCTGTCTATGTTTTCAATCACCTACATAATCCATCCTTCTAATCCTTTTTAATATGCTATCCAAATCAAGCAAAATAAGAGGGAGAGACTTCCCCGACCAACTTTTTGATACCCACCCAGCATGGAAATGctaaatgagagagagagagatgactattataaattaggaaaaatagTCCAATATAATacagtttttaccttattttcacttcctattacgtttttaaaagttgtcacgataTAGCACGAATCACTATTTTATTCCTGaatctagcacaccgttatAACGCCGTCAAACTTAATTGACGGTggatccttcttcttcttcttcttcctcctcctcctcctcctcctcccccttcACGACTCTCCTGCCCACAACTCCTCCTCCTTCACGACTCTGCTACCCATAGGAATCACGTTCTcaaacataaattttctagatttcaattttctcatctgagaaagatgaggaaaatatgtaaaatgaaaaaaaatgcaaatctGGAAAGAACTCAATTTCATTCTATTAGATAGTGCAATCCCGACATTTTCCACATTATGTGCATCCTGGGGGAAGGGGAATAGAATACTGGACCAGTTCTCGATGAACCTTGCCCTCTGTATTACCTTGCCAGTGCGTCGAGCATCTTTACAGGGAAGATTACGAACAACAATGACTCTCCATAGTCCGCTCCTTTTATTGCTGTCGAACATACTTGAATTCCTCAAATATAATTCAGTCTCCTCATCCACCAACATGAAGAAGCATTCAGTCCTTTTGGAATGTTCCCTAATATTCTTGGGCTATTGCAACTCATCAAAGTTTGCTGATGAAGAAACTGCTCAAAACAGTAAGAAAACCAATGGTAGTTTTAAAGGCTGAGGATTAATAAGGAATAAAGTGGAGAAATACCGAAAATTATTGATGCTACAACAACTCCATCGCATTGCTCCATCTCAAGAAGCTCGGAATCATCAACGTCGAATCTTGTTCCATGGCCAAGTTTAGTTCCTTTGATGAAGCTAGAAGATGAAAAAGGACAGATTGAATGAATTTTGAGGAAGCGACAGAGACTTTGCAATATGTTTAACAAATAGACCAGAAGGATAAATACAGAAACCTACCCATAATGCACGCTTGTGGGTAGCAGAGTCGTgaagggggagggggagga
This genomic window contains:
- the LOC116187129 gene encoding uncharacterized protein LOC116187129, whose amino-acid sequence is MACPRNAITYNGTLCACSPGYLLNRTSNSCDLFVANATILANSGVDSYAVGFPETIFSFETIRKFTQSQAVFLEATVVLLLSWLVFCFFLRFMKLGDGKNVWFQIRWWISRLDVCFATRHWLDDQKVVRKRKTELGGTFSIASWILFTGFFAALLYQIITKRNIEVHNVRATNAPDLLAFRSDMEFNITTISSMSCANLRNLGNLVTGSPGLFDYRVASLSSFGNFSCLNTTFGPTISIRCNNCQLTQDNIYFSWEFVDLPNSPAAAVGFQFNLSSKPHANKQHMSFVSGFLCNGSSSDDRPVTYRGTNTNILKFNLFPSLYRHQNNLRLIQPLFHGFLHGSYFDEASQLQASLQSSGGLINTTVYLHFLSAYIVEVDRESIFGPVSFLADLGGLFCISIGIFYYLLVQFEYRVKKLRNEDSTLRKIRSRRKARERWDKLRKYVRYTWDCRVLDEDDNYKNGTDCSGCFHRNRSLQPSKSSWKQRYSSASMSLNQKSSLPIKENAAPGVEQVQQVTTYIANNDKQHSTGSDVAHTLQPQVSFLTDDQIIPPPPPLEFKADAAMDITDVQKNLTRLYEYNAMMREKLAATQSLFHDLAKKSSQESTRQM